In Candidatus Methanomethylophilus alvi Mx1201, a genomic segment contains:
- the asd gene encoding aspartate-semialdehyde dehydrogenase, translating to MSGKVKVAVLGATGMIGQRFVEMLEDHPYFEIEGLYASERSEGKRFGDTLKVRDYNYKQETLDMKISKMDVDHISKACRIAFSGIPSELAGPTETELAQKGVAVFTNAGSHRMDPHVPIIVPEVNTDQFCSIKDQDTYGNGGYIVTNANCSSTGIVVPLRALNDAFGLNEVFVSTYQAISGAGYPGVPSLDIVGNVIPFISHEEEKMETELAKMLGTYADGEFKYAGFKVMANCARVPVIDGHTESLVIDMKESPSIEEVAKVLADFRGEPQKLGLPSAPEQPIIVRAEENRPQPIYDVFAGTPDRARGMASSVGRIRCSNGYYKMWVVSHNTLRGGAGGSMLNAEYAYKKGIL from the coding sequence ATGAGCGGAAAGGTCAAGGTAGCTGTATTGGGCGCGACCGGTATGATCGGACAGAGGTTCGTCGAGATGCTAGAGGACCACCCTTACTTCGAGATAGAGGGTCTCTACGCATCCGAGAGGTCCGAGGGGAAGAGGTTCGGGGACACCCTGAAGGTCCGCGACTACAACTACAAGCAGGAGACCCTCGACATGAAGATCTCCAAGATGGATGTCGACCACATCTCCAAGGCCTGCAGGATCGCCTTCTCCGGCATACCCAGCGAGCTCGCGGGACCTACGGAGACCGAGCTGGCCCAGAAAGGGGTGGCCGTCTTCACCAACGCCGGATCCCACAGGATGGACCCCCACGTCCCCATCATCGTCCCGGAGGTCAACACCGACCAGTTCTGCTCCATCAAGGACCAGGACACCTACGGCAACGGCGGGTACATCGTCACCAACGCCAACTGCTCCTCCACCGGCATAGTCGTCCCGCTCCGCGCCCTCAACGACGCGTTCGGTCTGAACGAGGTATTCGTCTCCACCTATCAGGCGATCTCCGGTGCCGGATATCCCGGAGTTCCTTCCCTCGACATCGTCGGCAACGTCATCCCCTTCATCAGCCATGAGGAGGAGAAGATGGAGACCGAGCTCGCCAAGATGCTCGGGACCTATGCGGACGGGGAGTTCAAGTATGCGGGATTCAAGGTCATGGCCAACTGTGCCAGGGTTCCTGTCATCGACGGACACACCGAGTCCCTCGTCATCGATATGAAGGAGTCCCCCTCCATAGAGGAGGTCGCCAAGGTGCTTGCGGACTTCAGGGGGGAGCCCCAGAAACTCGGTCTGCCGTCCGCACCCGAGCAGCCCATCATCGTAAGGGCGGAGGAGAACCGCCCCCAGCCCATCTACGATGTCTTCGCAGGGACGCCCGACAGGGCCCGCGGCATGGCATCCTCCGTCGGCAGGATCAGGTGCAGCAACGGTTATTACAAGATGTGGGTCGTCTCCCACAACACCCTCAGGGGCGGTGCCGGCGGTTCCATGCTGAACGCCGAGTACGCCTATAAGAAGGGCATACTCTGA
- the hisG gene encoding ATP phosphoribosyltransferase: MAIPNKGRLNERSIELITKAGINLGDDWGRKLNIKVPDLDLEVFFVRAQDIPIFIDSGAVDFGITGQDVTAEAGKELKNVLNLRFGQCRLSIAAPEESAIARTGKMEDGIRVATSFPYLTRKYFEDRGISAEIVFVQGAAEIMPQLGVSDAISDLVATGSTLRMNRLKEIDTVIESEASVFTTQKVLDDPDKKDRIGEIVDAIRSVLDADGRKYVMADVQKSRLKDVERIIPGIGGPTVVNIAGNDDWVAVQAVISGDDSYRVVSDLKKIGAKGILTMPIERLVE, encoded by the coding sequence ATGGCCATTCCTAACAAGGGCAGGCTCAACGAGAGGTCCATCGAGCTCATAACGAAGGCCGGCATCAACCTTGGTGACGACTGGGGAAGGAAGCTCAACATAAAGGTCCCCGACCTGGACCTCGAGGTCTTCTTCGTCCGTGCCCAGGACATACCCATCTTCATAGATTCCGGGGCCGTGGACTTCGGGATCACCGGGCAGGATGTCACCGCCGAGGCAGGAAAGGAGCTGAAGAACGTCCTGAACCTCAGGTTCGGCCAGTGCAGGCTCTCCATCGCCGCTCCGGAGGAATCCGCCATAGCGAGGACCGGGAAGATGGAGGACGGCATCCGCGTGGCCACATCCTTCCCCTACCTCACCAGGAAGTACTTCGAGGACAGGGGGATATCCGCAGAGATCGTCTTCGTCCAAGGGGCGGCGGAGATCATGCCCCAGTTGGGGGTCTCCGACGCCATATCGGACCTCGTGGCCACCGGCAGTACGCTGAGGATGAACCGCCTCAAGGAGATCGACACCGTCATCGAGTCCGAGGCATCCGTGTTCACCACCCAGAAGGTCCTCGACGACCCCGACAAGAAGGACAGGATCGGCGAGATCGTCGACGCCATCCGCTCCGTCCTCGACGCCGACGGCAGGAAGTACGTCATGGCCGATGTCCAGAAGAGCAGGCTGAAGGATGTGGAGAGGATAATCCCTGGTATCGGCGGACCCACCGTGGTCAACATCGCCGGTAACGACGACTGGGTGGCCGTCCAGGCGGTCATATCCGGTGACGACAGCTATCGCGTCGTCTCGGATCTGAAGAAGATCGGGGCCAAGGGAATACTGACCATGCCCATCGAGAGACTCGTGGAGTGA
- the hisC gene encoding histidinol-phosphate transaminase: MDRNWMRKSVQGLTMYYNPTVGDALRMDTNINVLGSNPAAEAYLKGIAIDTNSYPNTYSDGLRDALADLYGLQRENFVAGNGSDEMLNTAFTTFVEPGKTSVTQPYPSYSLYSYFTDLASGKMREVELTEDFQLDVDAMVGKGEDSRGVLIMPTPNNPTGNCFRQKDIEEILSRHEGIVILDEAYSEYARWTMIDKVDEFDNLIVSKTFSKAYAMAALRIGYMASNLKVAEMLNSVKVPYSLNKISESAAIAAVKDQSFIRRSVDMVSEQRPKLAASLKSLGFEPYPSDANFILAKAPIDHAKLVEGMKKRGILIRDFGSKRRTENCVRPTVGTEELNKRMTDAIEDVLAEEKR; encoded by the coding sequence ATGGACAGAAATTGGATGAGGAAGAGTGTCCAGGGTCTCACGATGTACTACAATCCGACCGTGGGGGACGCCCTGAGGATGGATACGAATATCAACGTGCTCGGTTCCAATCCAGCCGCCGAGGCCTATCTGAAAGGGATCGCTATAGACACCAACAGCTATCCGAATACGTACTCGGACGGTCTCAGGGATGCCTTGGCGGACCTGTACGGCCTGCAGAGGGAGAATTTCGTGGCCGGTAACGGCAGCGACGAGATGCTCAACACGGCCTTCACCACGTTCGTGGAGCCCGGTAAGACCTCCGTCACCCAGCCCTATCCGTCCTATTCTCTTTACTCCTATTTCACCGACCTCGCATCCGGGAAGATGCGCGAGGTGGAGCTGACCGAGGACTTCCAGCTCGATGTGGACGCCATGGTCGGTAAGGGCGAGGACAGCAGGGGCGTCCTCATAATGCCTACGCCCAACAACCCCACCGGGAACTGCTTCAGGCAGAAGGATATCGAGGAGATCCTGTCCAGGCACGAGGGTATAGTCATCCTCGACGAGGCGTACTCCGAATATGCCAGATGGACGATGATCGACAAGGTCGACGAGTTCGACAACCTGATCGTGTCCAAGACGTTCTCCAAGGCTTACGCCATGGCCGCCCTCAGGATCGGCTACATGGCCTCCAACCTCAAGGTGGCGGAGATGCTGAACTCCGTAAAGGTCCCCTATTCCCTCAACAAGATCAGCGAGAGTGCGGCCATCGCCGCGGTGAAGGACCAGTCGTTCATCAGGAGGAGCGTGGACATGGTCTCCGAGCAGAGGCCGAAGCTCGCCGCATCCCTGAAGTCCCTAGGTTTCGAGCCCTATCCGTCCGATGCCAACTTCATCCTGGCCAAGGCGCCGATCGACCACGCAAAACTGGTCGAGGGGATGAAGAAGAGAGGCATACTCATCCGCGACTTCGGTTCCAAGAGGAGGACGGAGAACTGCGTCCGCCCCACCGTCGGGACAGAGGAGCTCAACAAGAGGATGACCGACGCCATAGAGGACGTCCTGGCAGAGGAGAAGAGGTGA